GTGAGAGTGAACACAACCATCCCCGTAAAAAAATACAGCCGTTTACGGAAACTTGCTTCTAATCGAAACTCAGACGCCGACTGGCTCATTGCCTAACCTCATCTGCATCCAATCGAAATGCCCAAGAGAATAAAAAGAATAACGCTGGTCCAATGAATGCATTGTACAATGAAACATACAAAAAGGAATAACTTTGGTTCGAGTGAAAGAACATCAAAAATAAAAGATATGTAATGAGTCTCGAAAGAAAGGTAAATCCTAGAATATAAATCGTAATCGAAATATAGTTCTCTGTATAAGAACTTCTCATTACTTTTCCAACAATGTATCCGATGATGGCATAAGAAAAGGAATGGAGTCCAATTTTGTAATAAACAATATTGTCTCCGCCTATCTCGCCACCTAACGAAGTGTCAGTGAGGAGCCCGCCAAAAAATCCAAGCCATAGTCCATAGAGCGGACCTTTCCTTAAAGCAAAAAAGACAACAAAGATGACCATAAAGTCTGGTCGAATGGCATTTCCTAATTCGAATAAATTGGATCCATTTAAGAAGTGGGAAAGTAACAGCCCTATAATGATAAACAGTTTATCTAAAATCATGGTGTTACCTCCTTAGGGCCTTCTTGTGTAGAAGGAGAAGATGGAACAGTTGGTGTGGAATCAGGTACATTTGTATTCACAGATGGTTTTGTGTATTGAGGCGTTCCGAAAGTAGAAGGGAAGTTTCCCTGTCTTTTTTCAGGTTCTTTTCCTTTTTTATTATAGTCTTTTTCTTTTGGAAAATCAATCTCACCAAAATATGGGCCGTCAATTTGGATTGTTTTTTCAGCCGGCCATTCTTCTCGCCATTTTTCTGGTTGTTTCTTTAACACGATAACATGTAAGAGTTTATCAAATTCAACAAACGGACGTAAGATGGCAGTTTTAAATGACCCGTTTCTTGGACCTTCTTCAATGATGGTACCTACCGGAATCCCAGGTGGAAAAACTCCTGATCCTCCAGAACTAAACACAGCCTTACCAATTTTACTAAATCCTTCGGTAAACATTGTGCCTGCTGAATTAGGAGGAGGATTGGGACCCATCGGAAAATTTCCGATAGCTTTTGGATCGATTACAATTCCTGAATCAATATAGTCTAACAAAACATCGGTTCCGCGACCACTGTTTCCGTTAAGCGATGCCCATAGGTTTGTTCCTGGAATGGAAACTCCCATAGAAAAATTGGAATTGATGATGGGTTGGATAACGGCAGATCCTTTTGAAACAGCGATGATTTTACCAACAAGAGCTTCTGTGAATTTGCCTTTTTCATCGAGGGATCTTGCCACAACCGGCATATATGGTTTGATTCCTTCTTCAGAACCTTTGTTGATGATGATTGTTCTGTAAATAGCATTCAAACGAACACTCAGTACTTCTGCTCTTACGGTAGGATAATCTAAATGAAGAGGAAAGTTTAACTCTTGTCTGAGGATGGCATTTTCAGCCTTCAATCTTTCTACATCTTTGGAAAGTTGACGGTATTCTTCCATGACGTTCAAACAAGAATCGCGCTCTTCTCTGACCCTTTCAAAAGACTCTAGTTTGTTATAACTGCTTTTGATCAATGATCCAAAGGAATCAAAAGACCCAGAAAAAAAGTCGCCTACACCCTGAAAGCTGGCAATCCCTCTTACCATGAAGTTGCCGTTCCAAATTAGGGAAGTAAAGGAAAACAGGAATACGAAGAGTAGGGAAAACAATTCGTCATTTTGATTGATACGATTCCACTTCATGGACTTATGTCACATTAATTTTATTCGAAAGAATCTTTCAAGCGCGAATCGAATTTGGTCAATTTTTCAATGCAAGAGGGTCGGAAAGAAATAAAGTGAGGCCGGGGCCTCCCATCTGGCTTCTCCCCAAATGGTTTGGAGTCCTTTTGGGTTTCGAAAAACGGTGACCTTCAGGTTTGGCATCTTTGGTATAGCTACCCCTTGGACTCCCAGTTTCAGTCGGACTTCTCCGGGGCCTGGATCAACCACTTGTGCGAAATAAGTTTTTGTCCCCAATTGGACAATGGCAAATTCGCGCAGACCAAATAGTGGCCTTGGGTCATTTGCCGTTCCTAGGAATTTTGCGACCAAAGAAAGGAAACCGGGAAAATCTTTTGCATCCAAAGAAGATACATACTGAAGCAAATGTTGACGGAGGTATTCTTTTGCGTGGTTGTGCGCAAGTAACATGCGGTGGCGTCTGTCCAGTTGGGAGTAGAAGGCTTGGAGGAGATTTCGTTCTTCTCGATTGCAGCCTGCCCGAAATGCCAACCGGTCCAAGCGTCTGCCATGCATTCGGATCAGTTCCATTCTATGTGTGAGGTAGGCACTGGTACGAAAGGAAAGATAAAAGAAAAGAACGAGAAGGACAAGTTGTAATATGGCAAATTCCGGATCACCCTTCCAAATCCAAACAGGTCTTTCTGGAAACATTAGAGATTAGACGGAAGGGAGCGCGTTTTTGTGCTTTATCTTTTGGAAAGTGATAAGGTAACTTAATGTTAGATGGAGGAAGCTGAAAACACTGAAGGATTATTTTCGACCTGTTTTCTTTTGAACTCACTTATTTCATAAGTTTACAAGAGATCAAAGTTCAACATTGTTTTCAAAATCAATTTTCATGCAAGAACAGAAAAACGAATTAAATAACTTAAGGAACTACAATGAAATATGAAAGTCTGATAACGATGCTAGCGATTATTTTCTTTCTATTCTCTAATTGCCAGAATGAAAAGGAACTGATATTCGGAAAATCAAAAGAAACTAAAAAAAAAGAAAGGGATTGTGATCCTGTATTAACTTTCTTTATATGTGAATCTCAATGTCAAAATGTTAACGAAAAAATTATTTCTTGTAGCTCATTAAAAGGAAGCTGTTATATCCAAAGAAATAATATATGTACCGGAAATCACAATATGTAAGTTATAGTTTAATAAACTTTTGAATTCGAAGTCTCAATCGAACTTCTCGGATAAATCAAATGAAAAAAGAAATAGAAGATATACTATCATACAATGACCACAGGCCTTGGGCGATGCCAAACAAAAAATGGTTTTGGTACCAGGAATGGAATGATGTTATTTTTTTACATTATAAGATTGAAGAGGAAATACTTAGGAGATTTGTTCCCGATTTTTTAGAATTGGATTCTTTTGAAGGAACTTATTGGGTTTCAGTTGTGGCTTTTACAATGAATCAAGTTCAAATGAGAAACTCAATTCCTTTGCAATACTTTTCCAATTTTCATGAAGTGAATTTAAGGACCTATGTAAGAAATAAAGATAAACCAGGTGTATACTTCTTAAGTATTGAAGCGGAAAAGTTGATTCCGACTGTTATGGCAAAAATTTTATCTGGTTTGCCTTATGAACATTCCAAGATAAAAAGAACTCCTAATTTATATTTATTGTCTGGAGATCGAAGCAAGTTAGAGATTGACTTTCGAATAACAAAGAAAAATGAAAGTCCTAAAAGTATAGATTTATGGTTAACAGAAAGGTATTGTCTTTTTAAAGATGACCCAAAAAATCAAAACCCATTAGAGATTCATCATAAACCTTGGGAATTGTTTGTTATCGATTTAAAAAAAATAGAGATAGGCTATAACAAGTTTAATCACTATATAGATTTCAATCAACCTTCCTTATTTCATTATTCTCCAGGGGTAAAAGTGGTTGCATGGAATCAAAATTAGATCTGATACAATCTTTGAGATAAAATTAAAAAAGACCTAAAATGATATCAAGTTTTGACCATTTCCTTCTCTATTCTAATGAAATCGAAAAGACATTCCAATTTCTAAAAAACAATTTTTCACTAATAACACTTACACCTCTAACGAATTATGGATACTTTCAGAGTGGGATGTTTGCCTTTAAAAACGGTATCTTGGAAATCCTTTGGTACGAAAACAAAACGAAGGAAGAACAAAATAGCCTTTCTAAAAATGAATTTGTTGGATTTGCTCTATCGTCTGATTTGAATATAAGAAATACCAAAAGAGAGTTGGAAAAATTAAAATTAGTTTCTTCTGAAATAATAGAACAAAAGATTTTCGACGCAAAAAATAAAGAAGTGGTCATATCGGAAATTCTAATGTTGGATCATTTTTTGGGCGATTTTC
This genomic stretch from Leptospira meyeri harbors:
- the mreD gene encoding rod shape-determining protein MreD encodes the protein MILDKLFIIIGLLLSHFLNGSNLFELGNAIRPDFMVIFVVFFALRKGPLYGLWLGFFGGLLTDTSLGGEIGGDNIVYYKIGLHSFSYAIIGYIVGKVMRSSYTENYISITIYILGFTFLSRLITYLLFLMFFHSNQSYSFLYVSLYNAFIGPALFFLFSWAFRLDADEVRQ
- a CDS encoding YqjF family protein, encoding MKKEIEDILSYNDHRPWAMPNKKWFWYQEWNDVIFLHYKIEEEILRRFVPDFLELDSFEGTYWVSVVAFTMNQVQMRNSIPLQYFSNFHEVNLRTYVRNKDKPGVYFLSIEAEKLIPTVMAKILSGLPYEHSKIKRTPNLYLLSGDRSKLEIDFRITKKNESPKSIDLWLTERYCLFKDDPKNQNPLEIHHKPWELFVIDLKKIEIGYNKFNHYIDFNQPSLFHYSPGVKVVAWNQN
- the mreC gene encoding rod shape-determining protein MreC: MKWNRINQNDELFSLLFVFLFSFTSLIWNGNFMVRGIASFQGVGDFFSGSFDSFGSLIKSSYNKLESFERVREERDSCLNVMEEYRQLSKDVERLKAENAILRQELNFPLHLDYPTVRAEVLSVRLNAIYRTIIINKGSEEGIKPYMPVVARSLDEKGKFTEALVGKIIAVSKGSAVIQPIINSNFSMGVSIPGTNLWASLNGNSGRGTDVLLDYIDSGIVIDPKAIGNFPMGPNPPPNSAGTMFTEGFSKIGKAVFSSGGSGVFPPGIPVGTIIEEGPRNGSFKTAILRPFVEFDKLLHVIVLKKQPEKWREEWPAEKTIQIDGPYFGEIDFPKEKDYNKKGKEPEKRQGNFPSTFGTPQYTKPSVNTNVPDSTPTVPSSPSTQEGPKEVTP